In a single window of the Lacerta agilis isolate rLacAgi1 chromosome 15, rLacAgi1.pri, whole genome shotgun sequence genome:
- the HIC1 gene encoding LOW QUALITY PROTEIN: hypermethylated in cancer 1 protein (The sequence of the model RefSeq protein was modified relative to this genomic sequence to represent the inferred CDS: inserted 3 bases in 2 codons; deleted 3 bases in 2 codons): MRVHTDLACLADSTGLPVPGAARRFFARPILSLSCAAALPVRPAMLVCNARHVKPKREAQPKATFLRNNLESRVSPGAEDPSSAGRAACPPVSSEASGFWKRFSRLRSWLRRTVNSAAQRAWQGPMTNKHHNLGMAQPRLCTPHLTPGTEPTLLTGCWVQAVPCAPRARTDPSRSALEEMGKRCGQAGPPALTLPAGLSLSLSVRVFLQESAAQRCWTPRRRSAGHSRQLLLQLNAQRTKGFLCDVILVVQNALFRAHKNVLAASSAYLKALVVHDNLINLDQEMVSPGVFRAVLDFIYTGRTGXDSDGGGGGEGEPSLGAVLAAASYLQIPDLVALCKKKLKRSGKYCQLRGGYSPFGKLARGLRAATPVIQSCYAPPGLPPRPAEPLSTHCGELYAAASAHPHGAGLCPPERLCSPLCGLDLSKKSPNGPSPQLPAPPPAAGEPPARHHGGSRERQAREPALLPNHSAFGEAAPSQLQAPYHHLLHHHRAGSPGXEPSGRAGELAPPEFFYRWMKHEPLVGGYVEDDDEDDDEGGGGGDCRGVRRDKEGELDHKPESPSSQEQPPRRYQLGERRWRRARRGGPGDDKSTSEETGCSSGGPSPAGGSLERYLGYEPESFGGDNLYVCIPCGKGFPSSEQLNAHVEAHNEEEELYRKEAAEAAAAAGQSSPFLDKPLPPSSLPQQQGPPPPPLPSGACDLLRPYRCSSCDKAYKDPATLRQHEKTHWLTRPYPCSICGKKFTQRGTMTRHMRSHLGLKPFACEACGMRFTRQYRLTEHMRIHSGEKPYECQVCGASSPQQRNLLSHMKMHAAAAAAAAAAAAAGPDGKLKLDFPEGVLAMARLAQQQQHDKELLSHTSHFLAAAADPKAAMEGLYLGLSPDKAAEVLAQGAAAAAAAAAAAAAHLHNDHHARTIERFSPP, encoded by the exons ATGCGCGTCCACACGGACCTCGCCTGCCTGGCTGACTCGACGGGGCTCCCGG tcCCAGGCGCGGCGCGGCGCTTTTTCGCGCGCCCGATCCTCAGCTTGAGCTGCGCTGCGGCTCTCCCTGTTCGCCCCGCCATGCTAGTCTGCAATGCCCGACATGTCAAGCCGAAGCGGGAGGCACAACCGAAGGCGACTTTCCTTCGGAATAACTTGGAAAGCAGAG TCAGTCCTGGGGCGGAAGATCCCTCTTCGGCCGGCCGAGCGGCCTGCCCTCCTGTCTCCTCCGAGGCCAGCGGCTTTTGGAAGCGCTTTTCCCGGCTGCGGAGCTGGCTCCGTCGGACTGTCAACTCTGCAGCCCAGAGAgcgtggcag gGACCTATGACTAACAAACACCACAATTTAGGCATGGCTCAGCCCCGCTTATGCACCCCGCACCTCACCCCCGGGACGGAGCCGACCCTCCTAACGGGCTG CTGGGTGCAAGCGGTGCCTTGTGCTCCCCGGGCCCGGACGGATCCCTCGCGAAGCGCGCTTGAAGAGATG GGTAAGCGGTGCGGGCAGGCTGGGCCCCCCGCGCTGACGCTGCCCGccgggctctctctctctctttccgtgCGTGTCTTTCTGCAGGAGAGCGCGGCGCAGCGATGCTGGACGCCTCGTCGGAGGTCTGCGGGCCACTcccggcagctgctgctgcagctc aACGCGCAGCGCACCAAGGGCTTCCTGTGCGACGTGATCCTGGTGGTGCAGAACGCGCTCTTCCGCGCGCACAAGAACGTGCTGGCGGCCAGCAGCGCCTACCTCAAGGCCCTGGTGGTCCACGACAACCTCATCAACCTGGACCAGGAGATGGTCAGCCCGGGCGTCTTCCGCGCCGTCCTCGACTTCATCTACACGGGCCGCACTGG CGACTctgacggcggcggcggcggagagggAGAGCCCAGCCTGGGCGCCGTGCTGGCCGCCGCTAGCTACCTGCAGATCCCAGACTTGGTGGCCTTGTGCAAGAAGAAGCTCAAGCGTTCAGGCAAGTACTGCCAGCTCCGCGGCGGCTACTCGCCCTTTGGCAAGCTGGCGCGCGGCTTGCGCGCCGCCACGCCCGTCATCCAGAGTTGCTACGCGCCCCCGGGGCTGCCGCCGCGCCCCGCCGAGCCACTCAGCACCCACTGCGGGGAGCTGTATGCTGCAGCCTCCGCGCACCCTCATGGGGCCGGTCTATGCCCCCCGGAGCGCCTCTGCTCCCCACTCTGCGGCCTCGACCTCTCCAAAAAGAGCCCCAACGGGCCCTCGCCGCAGCTGCCCGCCCCGCCGCCCGCCGCCGGAGAGCCGCCTGCGCGCCACCATGGAGGGTCGCGAGAACGCCAGGCCCGAGAGCCCGCCTTGCTGCCCAACCACTCGGCCTTTGGGGAGGCGGCCCCTTCGCAGCTGCAGGCGCCCTACCACCACCTCCTGCACCACCACCGCGCAGGCAGCCCGG CGGAGCCGTCGGGGCGCGCCGGCGAGCTGGCGCCGCCGGAGTTCTTCTACCGCTGGATGAAGCACGAGCCGCTGGTGGGCGGCTACGTGGAGGACGACGACGAAGACGACGAcgagggcgggggcgggggcgatTGCCGGGGAGTGCGGCGGGACAAGGAGGGCGAGCTGGACCACAAGCCTGAGTCGCCCTCCTCGCAGGAGCAGCCGCCGCGGCGCTAT CAGCTTGGAGAGCGGCGGTGGAGGCGAGCCCGACGGGGAGGACCTGGAGACGACAAGAGCACTAGCGAGGAGACGGGCTGCAGCAGCGGAGGGCCATCCCCGGCGGGCGGCAGCCTGGAGCGCTACCTGGGCTACGAGCCGGAGAGCTTCGGTGGCGACAACCTGTATGTGTGCATCCCGTGCGGGAAGGGCTTCCCGTCGTCGGAGCAGCTGAACGCGCACGTCGAGGCGCACAACGAGGAAGAGGAGCTGTACCGCAAGGAGGCCGCcgaggctgctgctgccgccgggcAGAGTTCTCCTTTTCTGGACAAACCTCTTCCGCCATCGTCGCTGCCGCAGCAGCAGGGGCCTCCACCACCGCCGCTGCCGTCGGGGGCGTGCGACCTGCTGCGCCCTTACCGCTGCTCGTCGTGCGACAAGGCCTACAAGGACCCGGCCACGCTGCGGCAGCACGAGAAGACGCACTGGCTGACGCGGCCCTACCCCTGTTCCATCTGCGGCAAGAAGTTCACGCAGCGCGGCACCATGACTCGCCACATGCGGAGCCACTTGGGCCTCAAACCCTTTGCGTGCGAGGCGTGCGGGATGCGCTTTACGCGCCAGTACCGCCTGACGGAGCACATGCGCATCCACTCCGGAGAGAAGCCCTACGAGTGCCAGGTGTGCGGGGCAAGTTCGCCCCAGCAGAGGAACCTGCTCAGCCACATGAAGATgcacgcggcggcggcggcggcggctgcagcggcggcggcggcgggccccGACGGCAAGCTCAAGCTGGACTTCCCCGAGGGCGTGTTGGCCATGGCGCGcctggcgcagcagcagcagcacgacAAGGAGCTGCTCAGCCACACGTCGCACTTCCTGGCTGCCGCCGCCGACCCCAAGGCCGCCATGGAAGGTCTCTACCTCGGGCTCAGCCCTGACAAGGCGGCCGAGGTGCTCGCCCAGGGAGCTGCAGCCgctgcagctgccgccgccgccgccgccgcccacctGCACAACGACCACCACGCCCGGACCATAGAGCGCTTTTCACCCCCCTGA